The Legionella sp. PATHC032 genome has a window encoding:
- a CDS encoding MFS transporter encodes MNHLLDLSILKKNRDFTLLYLGQFISFIGTMITSVALPYQIYHLTESTMMVGLLSLVQLLPLLITALLGGVFADRYNRRGLLIISELLLAVGCLFLAFNSKLANPSVSLIFIIASLMSAITGLHRPAFDSVIQQIVKPEDYKKVGALGSFKFSFCMIIGPAAAGLIIAQYGIVITYIIDLLTFIISLLNLSLMHTIPKPRVKEHPSIIVSLKEGIGFAFNRQELMGSYFVDFFAMVFAMPNALLPAISQQFGGAKTLGLLYAAPAIGSLIISFVSGWTAKITHDGKAIAIAAALWGAAIIGFGLTTSLWLSLFFLALAGAFDAISGIFRSSLWNHTIPQELRGRLSGIEMISYLSGPRLGDTRAGFAAAVLGIPAALISGGILCIIGVSICCYTMPKFWNYQSK; translated from the coding sequence ATTTATCCATTCTTAAAAAAAACCGCGACTTTACCTTGCTTTATTTGGGTCAATTTATTTCATTCATAGGCACAATGATTACCAGTGTAGCCTTGCCCTATCAAATTTATCATTTGACTGAATCAACAATGATGGTGGGATTACTCAGCTTGGTACAACTGCTGCCTCTTCTGATTACCGCTTTGCTTGGCGGGGTTTTTGCTGATCGATATAATCGACGCGGATTACTAATCATTAGTGAATTATTACTTGCTGTTGGTTGTCTTTTTCTGGCATTCAACTCCAAATTGGCTAATCCAAGTGTGAGCTTAATCTTTATAATAGCATCACTAATGTCTGCAATTACTGGTTTGCATAGACCGGCTTTTGACAGCGTTATACAACAAATCGTGAAACCTGAGGATTACAAGAAAGTAGGCGCGCTTGGTAGTTTCAAGTTCAGTTTTTGTATGATTATTGGACCAGCCGCTGCCGGTCTGATTATTGCGCAATATGGTATTGTAATAACCTATATCATTGATTTATTAACTTTTATCATTTCACTACTCAATCTGAGTCTGATGCACACCATACCCAAGCCTAGAGTCAAAGAACACCCGTCCATTATAGTTTCTTTGAAAGAGGGTATAGGCTTTGCTTTTAACAGACAAGAACTGATGGGTAGTTATTTCGTTGATTTCTTTGCGATGGTTTTTGCTATGCCAAACGCATTGTTGCCTGCTATCTCACAACAATTTGGAGGGGCTAAAACACTAGGTCTGCTTTATGCAGCACCAGCTATAGGGTCGCTGATTATTTCTTTTGTTAGTGGCTGGACCGCAAAAATTACTCATGATGGAAAAGCCATTGCTATTGCTGCCGCTTTATGGGGAGCGGCCATTATCGGATTTGGACTCACCACTTCTTTGTGGCTGTCTCTCTTTTTTCTTGCTCTTGCGGGAGCATTTGATGCCATTAGCGGTATTTTCAGAAGCAGCTTATGGAATCATACTATTCCTCAAGAATTGAGAGGTCGCCTGTCTGGAATTGAAATGATTAGTTATTTAAGTGGCCCAAGATTGGGTGATACCCGAGCAGGCTTTGCTGCAGCAGTTTTGGGGATACCTGCTGCATTAATATCTGGTGGTATTTTATGTATTATAGGAGTAAGTATCTGCTGCTATACTATGCCTAAGTTTTGGAATTATCAGTCAAAGTAA